One Drosophila santomea strain STO CAGO 1482 chromosome X, Prin_Dsan_1.1, whole genome shotgun sequence DNA segment encodes these proteins:
- the LOC120455845 gene encoding uncharacterized protein LOC120455845 isoform X2 — MFEMQHITFRIRTLLHRAFYLSGDYDMYSIWNFCPMTNWNQAKALLQSCSLCRVESFPIVFWLVVLFSLFGAGFNCYELMQVWSCPCAKLAVWRQRHFYVLDHWALRKARLVSSGIIMIAWLMLIYGIIARLLWL; from the exons ATGTTCGAGATGCAGCATATTACCTTCCGGATTCGCACATTATTGCATAGGGCCTTTTACCTGTCCGGCGATTATGACATGTACTCGATCTGGAACTTTTGCCCGATGACTAACTGGAACCAAGCTAAAGCCCTGCTCCAATCCTGTAGCCTGTGCCGCGTCGAGTCTTTCCCCATTGTGTTTTGGCTGGTGGTGCTCTTTAGTTTGTTTGGAGCCGGTTTCAATTGCTATGAGCTGATGCAGGTGTGGTCCTGTCCCTGCGCGAAGTTGGCCGTGTGGCGCCAGCGGCACTTCTATGTCCTGGACCACTGGGCACTGCGAAAGGCTCGACTTGTGAGCTCGGGCATTATAATGATTGCGTGGCTAATGCTCATTTACGGAATCATAGCG CGCTTGCTGTGGCTTTAG
- the LOC120455845 gene encoding uncharacterized protein LOC120455845 isoform X1, with protein MFEMQHITFRIRTLLHRAFYLSGDYDMYSIWNFCPMTNWNQAKALLQSCSLCRVESFPIVFWLVVLFSLFGAGFNCYELMQVWSCPCAKLAVWRQRHFYVLDHWALRKARLVSSGIIMIAWLMLIYGIIAISPHAMSPWILVTSFVLSVEWFIWLLEVITGRLPINLQTLLSQVLHVFFLGMVCCVKSVFEVALGEHVEHSLRII; from the exons ATGTTCGAGATGCAGCATATTACCTTCCGGATTCGCACATTATTGCATAGGGCCTTTTACCTGTCCGGCGATTATGACATGTACTCGATCTGGAACTTTTGCCCGATGACTAACTGGAACCAAGCTAAAGCCCTGCTCCAATCCTGTAGCCTGTGCCGCGTCGAGTCTTTCCCCATTGTGTTTTGGCTGGTGGTGCTCTTTAGTTTGTTTGGAGCCGGTTTCAATTGCTATGAGCTGATGCAGGTGTGGTCCTGTCCCTGCGCGAAGTTGGCCGTGTGGCGCCAGCGGCACTTCTATGTCCTGGACCACTGGGCACTGCGAAAGGCTCGACTTGTGAGCTCGGGCATTATAATGATTGCGTGGCTAATGCTCATTTACGGAATCATAGCG ATCTCGCCGCACGCAATGTCGCCGTGGATCCTGGTGACCAGCTTCGTCCTGTCGGTGGAGTGGTTCATTTGGTTGTTGGAGGTGATCACCGGCCGATTGCCGATCAACCTGCAAACGCTGCTGTCGCAGGTCTTGCATGTGTTCTTCCTGGGGATGGTGTGCTGCGTGAAAAGCGTGTTTGAGGTGGCGCTCGGCGAGCACGTCGAGCACTCGCTGCGGATCATTTGA
- the LOC120455174 gene encoding myc protein: MALHPYSLMEDQFFSNISIFDMDNDLYDMDKLLSSSTIQSDLEKIGDMDGAFQDYDFEEDMKPEIRNIDCMWPAMASCLTSGNANAMETGNNSAASSYSETSAVSLALVSGSTNLYSAYQRSQTTDNTSTQSNQQQVAGSPDSMPVIIKKELADLDYMMVSQKRQRLSSGDKKSQIQDEVHLIPPGGSLLRKRNNNQTLDTRKAGEVSGDSIKYLRPDTPHSLTDEVAAPEFRHTVDLRACVMGSNNISLTSDDSDVNYIKQISRDLQNAGKDPLPVRYIPPINDVLDVLTQHSNSTGGQQQMNQQQMDEQQQAIDIATGCSTVDSPPATGSDSDSDDGESINFGLRHHRNSKSSSSTNATTNHNNSSNGMMHITDHSYTRCKDMVDDGPNHLETPDSSDSDEEIDVVSYTDKKLPTNPSCHVMGALQSQMAHKISIDHMKQKPRYNNFNLPYTPASSSPVKSVANSRYPSPSSTPYQNSSAASPSYSPLSVDSSNVSSSSSSSSSQSSFTTSNSNKGRKRSCLKAPGCLLISPGVYLPGGNNKVTHSSMMSKKSRGKKVMGSSSSSSGNTSPISSAQDVDPMDRNWQRRSGGMAASSASSSSNVLRKDFVLGLDEADTIEKRNQHNDMERQRRIGLKNLFEALKKQIPTIRDKERAPKVNILREAAKLCTQLTQEEHELSLQRQVLAMQLKQQQEILARYRLEMTESHSVSG, from the exons ATGGCTCTTCATCCCTACTCTCTAATGGAGGAccaatttttttcaaatatatcaatattcGATATGGATAATGATCTGTACGATATGGACAAACTCCTGTCGTCGTCCACCATCCAGAGTGATCTGGAGAAGATCGGGGACATGGATGGTGCATTTCAGGACTACGACTTTGAGGAGGATATGAAGCCAGAGATCCGGAACATCGACTGCATGTGGCCGGCAATGGCCAGTTGTTTGACCAGCGGAAATGCCAATGCAATGGAAACCGGAAACAACAGTGCAGCCTCGTCGTACAGCGAAACTAGTGCCGTATCCCTGGCCCTGGTTTCCGGCTCTACGAATCTCTACAGCGCGTATCAACGATCGCAGACGACAGATAACACTAGCACCCAGTCAAATCAACAGCAGGTCGCCGGTAGTCCCGATAGCATGCCGGTGATCATCAAGAAGGAGCTCGCGGATCTGGACTACATGATGGTCAGCCAGAAGCGCCAGCGTTTGAGTAGCGGCGACAAGAAGTCACAGATCCAGGATGAGGTCCATTTGATACCACCCGGCGGAAGTCTGCTCCGCAAGCGGAACAACAACCAGACACTGGACACCCGAAAAGCGGGCGAGGTGAGCGGCGATAGCATCAAATACCTGAGACCCGACACACCACACAGTCTCACCGACGAGGTTGCCGCCCCAGAGTTCAGACATACCGTCGACTTGCGTGCCTGCGTGAtgggcagcaacaacatctcGCTGACTAGCGACGATAGCGATGTCAACTACATTAAGCAAATCAGCAGGGATCTTCAAAATGCCGGCAAGGATCCGTTGCCCGTGCGCTACATACCGCCGATCAACGATGTCCTCGATGTGCTCACCCAGCATTCCAATTCGACGGGTGGCCAGCAGCAGATGAATCAACAGCAAATGGACGAGCAACAGCAGGCCATCGATATAGCCACTGGATGCAGCACAGTGGACTCTCCTCCGGCTACCGGCTCCGATAGTGACTCCGATGACGGTGAATCCATTAACTTTGGACTGCGGCACCACCGCAAcagcaagagcagcagcagcaccaacgCCACCACCAACCataacaacagcagcaacggcaTGATGCACATCACCGATCACAGCTACACACGCTGCAAGGATATGGTGGACGATGGGCCCAATCATCTGGAGACCCCGGATTCCTCCGATTCCG ATGAGGAAATCGATGTGGTATCGTATACGGACAAGAAGCTGCCCACGAATCCCTCGTGCCACGTGATGGGCGCCCTACAGTCCCAGATGGCGCACAAGATCTCGATTGATCACATGAAGCAAAAGCCGCGCTACAACAACTTCAATCTGCCGTACACGCCGGCCAGCAGCAGTCCGGTGAAGTCGGTGGCCAACTCACGCTATCCGTCTCCCTCGAGCACACCGTACCAGAACAGCTCAGCCGCCTCGCCGTCCTACTCGCCGCTATCCGTGGACTCATCAAATGTCAGCTCGAgcagctccagttccagttcaCAGTCAAGCTTCACCACCTCCAATTCCAACAAGGGACGCAAGCGTTCCTGCCTGAAGGCCCCTGGATGTTTGTTGATCTCTCCCGGCGTTTATCTGCCGGGAGGCAATAACAAAGTGACGCATAGCTCCATGATGAGCAAAAAGAGTCGCGGGAAGAAGGTGATGggctcctcgtcctcatcgtcTGGCAACACATCTCCGATTTCGTCTGCCCAGGATGTGGACCCTATGGATCGTAATTGGCAGCGACGCAGCGGTGGAATGGCCGCCAGCAGCGCGAGCTCCAGCAGCAATGTCCTCAGGAAGGACTTTGTTTTGGGTCTGGACGAGGCGGATACGATCGAGAAGCGCAATCAGCACAATGATATGGAACGCCAGCGACGCATTGGCCTGAAGAACCTCTTCGAGGCTTTAAAGAAACAGATTCCCACGATCAGGGACAAGGAGCGGGCTCCTAAGGTCAATATCCTGCGGGAGGCGGCCAAGCTATGCACCCAGCTGACCCAGGAGGAGCACGAGCTCAGTCTGCAGCGCCAGGTCTTGGCCATGCAGCTCAAGCAACAGCAGGAGATCCTGGCCCGTTACAGGCTGGAAATGACCGAGTCGCACTCGGTTAGTGGATAG